The Ignicoccus hospitalis KIN4/I genome includes the window CGCCCCTTCTCCTCAAGTTCGAGAATATCTCGTGGCCTGGGGTGTCAATGAACAGCAGCCCGGGGAGTTCCAGCTTTACCGTAGGGATTATCTTCTTTAGCGGTTCCGTAACTTTCTCTATGACGTCTGTGGGAACTAGGCTAGCGCCTATGTGTTGGGTTATCTGGCCGGGCTCCTTCAAGGCTACTACGGTACCCCTTATCTTGTCCAACAGCGTAGTCTTTCCGTGGTCCACGTGACCCAGTACGGCTACGATAGGTTGCCTCAGCCTAGGCCTCTGCTCCGCGCTCAAGTTCAACACCTCTGCAAGTCGGGGCGAAGAGGGATTAAGATGTGGAGCCGCCGGCGGGATTTGAACCCGCGACCACCGGCTCTCTCGGAGGGCCGTACGAGGCCGGCGCTCTGCCGGGCTGAGCTACGGCGGCCCGCCGGCTGGTCTGAAGAGTCCATTAAATATTTTACAGCGGTATCTTCTTGCCAGGGTTTAATATTAGGTTGGGATCAAGGGCCTTCTTGATCGCCTTCCACAGCTCCAAAGCCGGCTCGTCGACCTCGCAGCCTAGCAAGGCCAGCTTGAGGAGCCCTATCCCGTGTTCGCCGCTAACTGTGGCCTTGTACCTTTTACTCATTTCGCAGATGATCTCCTTGGCTTTTTCGATAGCCTTTCTAACCCACTCCTCTCCCGGAGGGTGAAGCAAGTTTACGTGCAAGTTGCCGTCGCCGGCGTGTCCGAAGACGGCCACCTCCCAGTCGCGAGCGTTCTCATAAACGAACTTTATCGCTTCTGGCAAGAGGCTAACCGGAACCGCGACGTCCCAGTCTGATCTAGAACCCTTCACGAGCGTGAGGGAAGGACCGGCCAGCTTGCGGTACTTCCACAACGTCTCTGGATCTTCCTTGATACCTTCATACTTATCCAAGATTAGCTTCGTCTTTTCAGAGGAGCGCTCATCGTCGAACTCAACTAACAATAAGTATTTCTCCGGCATTTTCAAGGACATATCAGTTCTAGAATTTACCGCCCTCACTGTCTTGGGATCCATGAATTCCAGCGCAGATGGCGCTAACTCTAGGATATCCAAGACCGCTTCGCCCATCTCCTCTGCCTCTTCAAATAGCAACAAGACAGCTTCCCTCCTCTCGGGAACCCTCGAGAGCGTGAGCAAGGCCTTGGTTACTATGCCTAGAGTGCCCTCCGATCCCACCAAGAGTTGGTGGACCCTCAACCACGTGCTGCTCTTCTTAGCCCACGCCCCGCTCCACACGACCTCTCCGACGGGCGTAACGAACTCGAGCGCCCTCACGTGGTCAGAAGTCAAACCGTACTTGACGGCCCTTATCCCGCCGGCGTTGGTGGCTACTACGCCGCCTACCGTAGCCCACTCCACGCTGCCGGGGTCCACGGGGAACCAAAGGCCGTATCTTCTTAAAACATGGTTCAGCTCTGAGAGCCTCCAGCCAGCTCCCGCTAGGACTAACTTATCCTTCTCAAAAACCTCCAAGTCCAGCAAGAGCGAAGTGTCTACGACTATCCCGTCGAAAGGCAAGGGGGAGCCCACGAGGCTCGAGCCCCCGCCATAGGGGTAAACTGCCACCTTCTCCTTGTTAGCCCACCTAATTACTTTCGCCACCTCGGCTGCGTCCGAGGGGAACAAGACGGCTTGTGGGAGGTTCCCGCGGAGCGGCGAGGCGTCGGTAAGGTAAGCCCTCAACAAGCTCTCGTCGTCTATACAGAGCACGTCGAGGGGAGGGCAAGCCATGGGCGCTTCCTCAGACGAGGTAGAGTATCTTACTCTTAGACGTTTCCTCGAGGTATCCTTCTCTCTTGGAATTCATGTATATTCCCATCTTATTCGGAGTTATTATCACGTAATCGTAAAGGAAGCTGCCGGGCGTAACTACGGTTAGGTACTGCTGAACGTCCAAGTCAACGGCCCTTATCTCGAAGCCCCGGTAAACCCTCCGGTCGTTGGCTACCATATCTACGGCAGGGGGTCGCGTCAACGTGGGCAGACGAGCGTAAAACGCGTAAAACGCCCTGGTCTTCACGGTAGGCTCGGAGTAACGGACTTCGCTGTCCTTAGGCAAGGTCACGCTCCGCGCGTCCAACACTATTGAATCTGCCACGATCAGGGCGTTCCCACTAACGTCCAGCTTTAACGAATATTCCTTAAACTTTATGAAAAACGGCACGTGGCCCCCTCCGGGACCGTGAGAAAAAAACTTTTTAACGGTATCCCTACTCCCCATCACCGGAGGCCTGCGGGCCCGTAGCTCAGCCAGGCAGAGCGCCGGGCTCATAACCCGGTGGTCCGGGGTTCGAATCCCCGCGGGCCCACCACCCCTTCACGGTGATGCGTTTGATAGAGGTCAGAATTACGGAAGAAGGGTTAGGCATCCCAACGGGCGTCGTGCCGTCCTCGGTCGTAGGGATACGCAAGGGCGACCTACTCTTCCTCCACCCCCTGGAGACGTTATACCTAGTCCTCGAGGGGGAGGCGAAAGTACTAATAGACGACGAAGAGATAAAAGACTTCAAGGAAGCCCTCTCGAGAATAATCGAGATCGTGAAGACGTGGTGCATTAAAGAGAGGAAGGGGTGTTACTTGGCCAACGCGTTCTGGTCCATGTTTACGACATACTACAAGCTCAGAAGGAAGGGGAGGAAGGTGTTACCCGAAGGGAGGAGGGAAGGAACGCTGATAGAAATAAGGAAGAACAAGTGGTGGGCAGAGTACTTGGTCTTAGAGGAAGGCATAAAGATCTCCATCGCACAGCTCCTCGAGTGGGTAGAGGAGGTTAGGGCCAACGACCTCAAGGCGATAATAGCAGTCGTAGACAGGAACGGGAGCGTGACCTTCTACGAAGCGAGCAGGGTCACCTTGAGGGCGCCCGATAAACGCTCGGAAGGAGGCCGAGTCGCTTCAACCGCTCCATGATTGGGGGGTACAACGTCAAAACCTCGAACTCCACGTCGCCAAGCAACGGATGTATTTCCTCGAGCCTCTTGATCAGATCGGCGTACTCTTGGGGGGTCCCGTAGCCCAAAACCACCGCAGCCCTAACCATCTTAGGATCGACCCCCTCCTCGATCAAATTTTTCAACGCCCTTATTTGGAGCTCAAAGGCCTCCTTCTTGGCCCCCGTAACCCTCGAGAAGGCCTCGGGCGTCGGGGCCTTTATCGAGACCCTCACGAACACTTTCCTCTTGACTAAATCTTTGGCCAGAGACTTGTCATAACCTATCAATATTCCGTTGGTTTCTAACACAAAGGTTAGGCCGGCTTCGTTCACCAAATCGATAACTTTCAAGAGGTGGGTCGGACAAAGCGTGGGTTCGCCTCCGCTCACCCTTGCTAGCTCAAAGCCCCTCTCTCGGGCGATCCTTATCAACTTCTCAGCTACTTCGCTAGGAGAGTAGAACTTCGCCGTCCTCGGTATCCCTCTGGTAGCCTTCCAGCTCCAACAAAAAGCGCACCTCAGATTACAACCGACAACGTCAGCAGTCGAGATGCCGCCGTAGAACCTCGTCCCCCGGAACCTATAGTAGAGCCTCTCCTCCCCTCTACAGACGGACGAGGCGACCTTCTTGCCCAACTCTACCGGATCGTACATGGCCTCAGTCTTGGCTGACCGCTAGGGTGGCCGGCCTCTCGCGGACCTCTATCTTTAGGAACCTTCTGGGGTTTACCTTGGTTTCGTCCATTACTTCCAGCACTTTCTTCTCAAGCTCGAGTCGAGTATCGGGGTCCAACTCTCCAGCTATGTCCACGTCGGTGAGAATTACTCCTCTTGGAGTCCTGAAGCTTCTTATGGATACCAACCTGTCGTCGCCAACTAGGATCCGGATCTCATCCAATAACCTCGCCCAGAAGAGTGCAGGGAACCACCTTCCAAACAACCTTATCCTCGTAATCTTGGTTATGCCCAACCTTTGCTCGCCGCTGGCTTGACCTTCCTCCGGAACCGCTCTGCCTTGGAACGTTAACCCGCTACTCAAAAGCGCGCTCCCTGAAGCGTCCTTCGCATCGCAATTATTTAACCTTTAAACGTAGGTTCCGACAGTAACGCCTTTGCGACCTCCTTGGCCGCCGTCCCCGCTTGCTTTAAAGTCGTTACCTTCTTTAGGTACTCTTCAAAGCTTAACCCCAACCTCCTCCTCCAGACGGGGTACTTCGCGTAGAGCTCGTCCCTAGCTCTCTTGTGTACGACGCAGAGCCCGTCCTCCTCGGCCACCCTCCAACAAACCGCACACCTCCCCGGAGGCTCCATTTCACCCAGAGAGTAAGCAAGGTATTCGCCCACCTCTCTCATGTGAGGTTTATACTTGGCCAATATCATTCTCATGAACTTCTTAGCCTCCTCAACTATCTTTTCCTTACGTTCCACGCCCATCATAATCTTTTTCATATCTTCTTCGAACCTCCTAGTTAGTTCAACGCTAACTATTTCGGGAAAGAATTTGCTGAGCACCAACGCCACGCCTATCCCCAGGTCGGTCGCGTATACTTTCGAACCAACATTCTTTAGATACCCCCTCTTGAACAAGGTCTCCACTATTCTGGCCCTAGTCGCCTCGGTCCCTATTCCAACCCTTTCCATCCACTTGACTATCTTCGCCTTGGTGTACCGCTCTGGGGGCTTTGTGTACTGCAACCTCCTGGTGCACTTGACTTGGAGGCTCTCCCCTTTAGTAAAGCTCGGCAAGCTCTTTTCTTGAGGAGCCGAGAAGGGATAGTATAGCGTCCAACCCTTCCACTTGACCCTCCTACCCACGGCTTTGAAGGTCTGACCGTTAACCTCTATCACCACTTTGGTTACTTCATAAACGCTTTCGGAAGCGAGGGTTGCCATGAACCTCCTCACTATTAAGTCGTATACCTTCATGTGGTCTGGACTCAAGTTCTTCGGGGGCTTCCCCGTAGGGTAGATCGCCGGGTGGGCCGGGTCGTCCTTGGGTCCGTTGTTCGGAGAGAAACGTCCCCTGGTTTCCTTGAAGAGGGCCTTGGTCAAGGGGCGGTATTGAGGAACTGAGGCAATGCCCTTTAGTATGTTCGCGTAATCCAAATCCTTGGGATATTTTTGGCTATTCGTCCTCGGGTAGGAAATGTAGGCGTCGAGGTAAAGCTCTTCGGCGATGCTCTGAGTCTTCGA containing:
- a CDS encoding radical SAM protein: MGKKVASSVCRGEERLYYRFRGTRFYGGISTADVVGCNLRCAFCWSWKATRGIPRTAKFYSPSEVAEKLIRIARERGFELARVSGGEPTLCPTHLLKVIDLVNEAGLTFVLETNGILIGYDKSLAKDLVKRKVFVRVSIKAPTPEAFSRVTGAKKEAFELQIRALKNLIEEGVDPKMVRAAVVLGYGTPQEYADLIKRLEEIHPLLGDVEFEVLTLYPPIMERLKRLGLLPSVYRAPSR
- a CDS encoding DNA topoisomerase I encodes the protein MKGHILVIAEKPKAAEKIANALGKPIVKRKYGVPYWELTNGKKIVVVPAAGHLFGLAPLGKGFPVFDYEWRPLYEIEKGASHTKKYIALISSLSPGSSLYVNACDYDVEGSVIGYIIIERFGDPRRSKRMVFHALTPDEIRRAWNSLRPLDWEMINAGLARHELDWIWGINVSRALMHAYRVATGKSKSLSAGRVQSPTLKEVVERELAVQCFVPEPYFSVSLSAKGVSLEPTLKFETKDEADHFISNCLGKVVDVIVNDERLSPPHPFNLPDLQMEAARLYGFSPSKTQSIAEELYLDAYISYPRTNSQKYPKDLDYANILKGIASVPQYRPLTKALFKETRGRFSPNNGPKDDPAHPAIYPTGKPPKNLSPDHMKVYDLIVRRFMATLASESVYEVTKVVIEVNGQTFKAVGRRVKWKGWTLYYPFSAPQEKSLPSFTKGESLQVKCTRRLQYTKPPERYTKAKIVKWMERVGIGTEATRARIVETLFKRGYLKNVGSKVYATDLGIGVALVLSKFFPEIVSVELTRRFEEDMKKIMMGVERKEKIVEEAKKFMRMILAKYKPHMREVGEYLAYSLGEMEPPGRCAVCWRVAEEDGLCVVHKRARDELYAKYPVWRRRLGLSFEEYLKKVTTLKQAGTAAKEVAKALLSEPTFKG
- a CDS encoding FAD-binding oxidoreductase codes for the protein MACPPLDVLCIDDESLLRAYLTDASPLRGNLPQAVLFPSDAAEVAKVIRWANKEKVAVYPYGGGSSLVGSPLPFDGIVVDTSLLLDLEVFEKDKLVLAGAGWRLSELNHVLRRYGLWFPVDPGSVEWATVGGVVATNAGGIRAVKYGLTSDHVRALEFVTPVGEVVWSGAWAKKSSTWLRVHQLLVGSEGTLGIVTKALLTLSRVPERREAVLLLFEEAEEMGEAVLDILELAPSALEFMDPKTVRAVNSRTDMSLKMPEKYLLLVEFDDERSSEKTKLILDKYEGIKEDPETLWKYRKLAGPSLTLVKGSRSDWDVAVPVSLLPEAIKFVYENARDWEVAVFGHAGDGNLHVNLLHPPGEEWVRKAIEKAKEIICEMSKRYKATVSGEHGIGLLKLALLGCEVDEPALELWKAIKKALDPNLILNPGKKIPL